ACTGATGAATCTAGATAATAAGGGAAACCAGCCGCCTTATTGAGCACTAAAGCATACTTGTTATTTGCATGAACAATATAATCGGAGAAGTTAGCATGTTTCTGCACATCACATTGAGCTGTGTACTGATCTAGCAGGCGAAAAGCGATTAAGACCTCCCGGTGAAAACTATCTAGCTCATCCGTTATTTGCTGCCTTTTCCCTTGGAAACTTGCTAACCCGTAGCCCGCTAAAAATACCAAGATAGCGAGTAATATTAAAGGGAGTGCTTTAGGAAAGGTCCGTTTCAAACTCATATTTATTCCTTTGATTTATGTCGAACATAGTTATTGAATTTATCTTTAACAGGTCCATCAGCACCTCACCTATGAATCAATCTATGTTCCAATCTTGAGCCTTAAGCCTTAAGCCTTAAGCCTTAAGCCATAGTTCGTAGTTCATAGTTCATAGTTCAGAACTAGACTGAGGGCGAAACTGGATCCCTTTAATAGATAGATGAGGGTTAATGAAATAAATTCAACGCTACTAAGCTGAAATAATATCCTAGGCTAGTATTTTGTCGCCGTTAAACCTAAAGCAGACACCTTCAAGCATTTATCTCATAATGCGGATAATCGATATAACCTTCTGCGCCGCCGCCAAACAGAGGCCCCTTATCGAAATCAGCCAGGGGCAGTTGGTTAGACAGACGGTAAGGTAAGTCAGGATTAGCTATAAATGAACGGCCAAATGCGACTAAGTCAGCATGGCCACTGATTAAAATCTCATTGGCCCTGTGAATATCATAACGCCCTGCCACTATGATACAGGCTTTAAAAACCTCTCGCAGTGTAACTCTGAAACTAGCAGGGATCTGTGGTGCATCGTCCCAGTCAGCCTCAGAAAGATGCATATAAGCGATACCTATTGCAGATAACTGCTCTGCCGCGAGTAAGATGGCATCGACAATATCCGGACAATCCATATCCTTGAAGGTCACAAACGGCGCAAGTCTGACTCCAACTTTGTCGGCTCCGATTCTATTACTCACCGCCGACACCACCTCCATCAAGAAACGAATACGGTTTTCCCGACTGCCACCATAATCATCGGTTCTCTTATTGGAGTTAGTTCGTAAAAACTGATCGATGAGATACCCATTGCCACCGTGTATCTCCACCCCATCGAAGCCTG
This portion of the Shewanella violacea DSS12 genome encodes:
- a CDS encoding alkene reductase; the encoded protein is MKLFTPYSNGRLALSNRMVMAPMTRSRTTQPGNIPNEMMAEYYAQRASAGLIITEATQISDDSQGYSFTPGVYTHEQIQGWRKVTSAVHQVGGTIFNQLWHVGRVSHPVFQQGLAPIAPSAIKPTDTKVWIVDEAHPQGQMIDCLPPREMTQSDIDRVVNDFADSAAKAIDAGFDGVEIHGGNGYLIDQFLRTNSNKRTDDYGGSRENRIRFLMEVVSAVSNRIGADKVGVRLAPFVTFKDMDCPDIVDAILLAAEQLSAIGIAYMHLSEADWDDAPQIPASFRVTLREVFKACIIVAGRYDIHRANEILISGHADLVAFGRSFIANPDLPYRLSNQLPLADFDKGPLFGGGAEGYIDYPHYEINA